One part of the Gossypium raimondii isolate GPD5lz chromosome 1, ASM2569854v1, whole genome shotgun sequence genome encodes these proteins:
- the LOC105774078 gene encoding disease resistance protein SUMM2-like — protein MGNIFSFSLSLDTIITRCWDSAFLCKLEENLPALKTEVEDLKATRRDLMSRVRVAEDEKQLKRLPQVDLWLQRADRVITDADKLIVQSPLHVEKLCMGGCCSRHPRSTHKFGKQIATILQEVKGLKENGDFSDVACKPPIPSANKRPSDPTVGLESYVNQVWRCLQKDQVGIIGIYGLGGVGKTTLLNQINNKFHDTTHDYHVIWAVASQDRPIERVQDEIAKRIGLSNEGWKSIEEKAADIFNVLRKKKFALLLDDIWEWFDLTRAGVPLPTQQNGSKVIFTTRRRDVCCQMQPNMDNNIRVECLPPGEAFKLFEEKVGSETLQMHPDICKLAEAVVEECAGLPLALITIGRAMASKRTPHEWKYAIEVLRQSTASVFPGVGKEMFPKLKFSYDSLADEKVKSCFLYCSLYPEDKSIEKDELIHCWIGEGLLDEHTNLSNARNRGHFIIGSLIDACLLEKQGNHRIKMHDVIRDMALWIAGESEVKFFVKSGVQLKEQPKDKKWEEVIRMSVMDNLIENLTDILACPNLQTLFLGRNRLKVIINDFFNFMPMLRVLDLSHNMNLKELPVGIGKLVSLEHLNLSFTHIRKLPIELKALKNLKYLNLERTRRLRIIPQLISSFSKLQVLKMEGCCYQCSLVLEEMEHLNYLNVLTITFTSTSELEKALGFNKFISCAIEHVSLQGFRDSRSLNILALANLQPLYSLELSGYMVIEDVKIESNIIEGVGCFHSLRSIYLFDCNQLRDASWIIFAPHLERLFIRDCQGLEEIISEEKLSEVAELKQNSNLFSNLEFLHLNNLPKMKTIYGHALLFPQLKRITILNCPMLKKFPLNSNSAKGRRLVIEGDEGWWKDVEWQDESTQIAFFPSFKHR, from the coding sequence ATGGGTAATATCTTCTCATTCTCACTTTCACTCGATACCATCATTACCCGTTGTTGGGATTCTGCTTTTCTATGCAAACTTGAAGAAAACCTCCCTGCTTTAAAAACTGAAGTAGAAGATTTGAAGGCGACCAGGAGGGATCTGATGAGCAGGGTCAGGGTCGCTGAAGATGAGAAGCAACTTAAGCGGCTACCCCAAGTTGATCTTTGGCTTCAGAGGGCCGATCGTGTGATAACCGATGCTGATAAACTGATTGTCCAAAGTCCTCTGCATGTTGAAAAGTTATGTATGGGAGGTTGTTGTTCCAGGCATCCCAGGTCCACCCACAAGTTCGGGAAGCAAATCGCCACAATACTCCAAGAGGTGAAAGGCCTGAAGGAGAATGGAGATTTCAGTGATGTAGCCTGCAAGCCACCAATTCCTTCCGCAAATAAACGACCTTCTGATCCAACTGTGGGTTTAGAGTCCTATGTCAATCAGGTTTGGAGGTGTCTTCAAAAGGATCAAGTGGGAATTATTGGCATATATGGCTTAGGAGGGGTTGGCAAGACAACCCTCCTAAACCAAATCAATAACAAATTCCATGATACTACCCATGATTACCATGTAATTTGGGCAGTTGCATCGCAAGATCGGCCAATTGAGAGAGTCCAGGATGAGATTGCCAAAAGAATAGGCCTCTCTAATGAAGGTTGGAAATCTATTGAAGAGAAAGCCGCAGACATCTTCAACGTCTTACGTAAAAAGAAGTTTGCATTGTTGTTGGATGATATATGGGAATGGTTTGATCTCACAAGAGCTGGGGTGCCTCTTCCAACACAACAAAATGGCTCTAAAGTCATTTTCACAACTCGTCGTCGTGATGTGTGCTGTCAAATGCAACCGAACATGGATAATAATATCAGAGTGGAATGTTTACCACCAGGAGAAGCTTTCAAACTGTTCGAGGAGAAGGTTGGATCAGAGACCCTTCAAATGCATCCAGATATTTGCAAGTTAGCTGAAGCGGTGGTGGAAGAGTGTGCAGGACTACCTCTCGCTCTCATTACAATTGGGCGGGCCATGGCATCCAAGAGGACCCCTCACGAATGGAAATATGCTATTGAAGTTTTAAGGCAATCAACAGCTTCTGTGTTCCCAGGGGTAGGGAAAGAGATGTTTCCCAAGTTAAAATTCAGTTATGACAGTTTAGCTGATGAAAAAGTGAAATCTTGTTTCCTGTATTGTTCTTTATATCCAGAGGATAAATCCATCGAAAAAGATGAACTAATCCATTGTTGGATCGGGGAAGGACTTTTGGACGAGCATACCAATTTGAGCAATGCCAGAAACCGGGGAcatttcattataggttctcTTATTGACGCATGCTTATTGGAGAAACAAGGTAATCATCGTATAAAGATGCACGATGTGATTCGCGACATGGCTTTGTGGATTGCTGGTGAATCTGAGGTGAAGTTTTTTGTCAAATCAGGTGTTCAGTTAAAGGAACAACCAAAAGATAAAAAGTGGGAAGAGGTAATAAGAATGTCGGTGATGGATAATCTAATTGAAAATCTAACTGACATATTGGCATGCCCCAATCTCCAAACTTTATTTCTTGGGAGGAATCGTTTGAAGGTGATCATCAatgatttctttaatttcatgCCGATGCTTAGGGTTCTAGACTTGTCCCACaacatgaatttgaaagaaTTGCCAGTTGGAATCGGAAAGTTGGTTTCACTAGAACATCTCAATCTGTCATTTACACACATAAGAAAGCTGCCAATCGAATTGAAGGCCCTTAAAAAcctgaaatatttgaatttggagCGGACAAGGAGGCTGAGAATAATCCCACAATTGATATCCAGTTTCTCTAAGTTGCAAGTACTGAAAATGGAGGGGTGTTGCTATCAATGTTCACTGGTTTTGGAGGAAATGGAGCATTTAAACTATTTGAATGTGTTGACCATTACTTTTACAAGCACTTCGGAGTTAGAAAAAGCTTTGGGGTTCAACAAGTTCATTAGCTGTGCCATTGAACATGTAAGCCTTCAAGGTTTTAGAGATTCAAGGTCATTGAATATTTTGGCTTTAGCAAATTTGCAGCCTTTATATAGCTTAGAACTTTCGGGTTATATGGTTATTGAAGATGTGAAGATCGAAAGTAACATAATTGAAGGTGTAGGATGCTTCCATAGCCTTCGATCTATATACCTATTCGACTGCAATCAATTGAGGGATGCGAGTTGGATAATTTTTGCTCCACATTTGGAACGACTATTTATACGTGATTGCCAAGGTTTAGAAGAAATAATCAGTGAGGAAAAACTTAGTGAAGTCGCTGAGCTAAAGCAAAATTCAAACTTGTTTTCTAACCTAGAGTTTTTGCATCTAAATAATCTGCCCAAAATGAAGACAATATACGGACATGCTCTACTTTTTCCGCAGCTGAAGAGAATCACAATTTTAAATTGCCCAATGCTGAAGAAGTTCCCACTAAACTCCAATAGTGCAAAAGGACGAAGGCTCGTCATTGAAGGAGATGAGGGATGGTGGAAAGATGTAGAATGGCAGGATGAATCTACCCAAATTGCTTTTTTCCCCTCTTTCAAACATCGGTAA